Genomic DNA from Macadamia integrifolia cultivar HAES 741 chromosome 6, SCU_Mint_v3, whole genome shotgun sequence:
CAAGGATGTGACGATGAATAAGGAAGGATTGAGTGGGCAGACAATTGGAGAGGGCTTTTCAAACAGTGAAACTGTGGCGAGGGATGTGGAATCTGAACCATATAATTTTGTGCCAAGGACATGTGGTGCCATGGGTTCTTAAAAGGTGCCAGACCGAGGAGGAGAAATTCCTAGAGGAGGGGGTCCAGATAACTTTGTCCTCTCTACTAGAGGTaggaaaggagagagggagGACCAAATAGAAGacaaggaggaggagatagtggGAGGAGACCAAGCTCCATTGGAGACAATGGAGGAGATGGATGTGTCTTTGGCAAGGCCAGTGGAGTAGATAGATCTATGTTGCACTTTTAAGAGAAGAACACTGGGATGCCATTTGTCATGACAAAGGGAGGTGGAGAGACTATTACCAATTTTATAGTGGATGTTCTCCATGGTGAGAGGTCTAGCCTGAAGGATTTTATGCCAGACCAAGAGGCATCGGGAGAGAGAGCGGCAGTCCACAAGGAATCTCTGTGGAGAAGGGAGGAGTAAACCCAAGAGACCTAAATACCGATCTGCTTGGAGGCAAGCTTCTAGACAAGTTTTAGGATGCTAGCAAAATTGACATCCTTAATCCTTCTAAAACCAAGACTTCCCTTGGCTTTTGGGTTGGGGGCAAACAGAAAACTAGCGGATGGGATGGAGGAATCTGGTCACATCCACACatttcctaaggaaggagcgGAAGAGGGACTCAATAGCCTTAATGGTGGCTTTGGGGAGGGCAAATATGCTAGACCAATAAATGTAAGAAGATTGGAGGACAAACTTGATTAACTCCAACCGACTGGCATAGGAAAGGTTTCCTAAGTTGGAGATTTTTGCAGATGATGTCCAACATGGGAGTACAATGGTGAGTTGTAAGCCTGGAGGAGATAAGAGGAAGGCCCAAATATTTGACAGGAAGGGGTTCCAATAGAGAAGCTAGTAAGCTCAAGGAGGCGAGCTTTTTTTTCATTAGGGACTCCAAAGAGAAGGTATTGGACTTGAGAAGATTGATATGGAGGCCAGAAAGGGATTCGAAAGAGTGGAGGGAAGAAATAATGGTTTCAATGGAGAGGgggtcagctttggagaagatcatgagatcatcaatGAGGCAAGGTGGGTGAGCTTGAGGGATTTGCATTTAGGGAAGGAGGAAATGAGATCATTAGTATTAGATTGAATGGATTTAGAAAGAATTTCAATAGccaaggagaagagaaagggggagaagagGCAACCTTACgtagttaaagatatgtatgagggcGTGCTTGTTGTACACACAATGTACGTAGTGTTGTCATTATTGTCAACACAGTACAGTCTGAGTCATCAGAGGAGTGCAACTGGCAGGGTGACATGGTAGTGATCTAGTGGAAATGACAGAGTATCAGAGTATCAAAGATGGCCAGAtgtgatgacatggtagtgtaTTATCACTTTGATGGCATGGCCATGATGTATGGAGTGTATGAAGTTGTTTGGGTGCTATGGGTATGGCCATGGTGTGTGTTGCACATTTCTAGGCTCGGTATTGATAATTTTGCCCCATTCATATTCGGGGGCAATTTGATCATTGAAGATGAACGTTATGGGTGTCGTCTTCAGGAAGGTTGCTGAGTAAGTTGTACTCTTTCCAACGCACCCGGATTTGCCTCATTTCTATCTCGGATGAAGTTATGACCAGTGCGAGgtttaggggcattttggtcattttacccATCCCCCAACATTGTGGTGAAACTTTTGGGTGTATGAAACAGTATGTTAatattgttttatggtgtttGTAAGTGTTCTTGTGCATCAAGTGTATCAGATATGGGTAGTGCAGTGGAAGCATTGATTTCATAGGTTTCATCGGAATTTTCATAGGCTTTATCGGCTGAGATGGGATTGGGTCTGGAGGAGTATTGTAGTTTGTCAAGTCTTCTTCGAAACACAATTGGAATCGTACAATTCTGAGTTCAGACGACAAAGTTGTAGTAATTCCTGTTTGTTCATCTGAAAATGAAGGGCATTTTAGACAATCCGAATTATTTTTTGCTTCCCTGAGAAAAACAATGGGGATTTTGCTTATGTGGACAATTTATATTGATAGTATACATCTTCACGAACATGTGGCTGCAAACGACACTCAAATCGGAGCTAAAACGAAGAAGTTATGATTGAACCAAGTGGCTTAGGGGAGTTTGAGTAAGTTTTTCAGATGTAGGGGTTGTCTGTAAAAGTTATTCAGATGTAGGGGCTGTCTATAATTACATGAAGTATGGTGGTGCCCGATAAGTTGCTTAGGTTGAGCCATGTggcaaaaggggtttttttggaAGTGATTTATGGGCCTCAGAGAGTAATGTGCAATTAACCAAAAGTCGGCATGGTATATTAATAAAGTTCATAtgagtagtgaggaaagacatgcatagtttaggttttGTTCTaggtatgacctcaaatagagctgattggagggcaaggatccatgtagccaatgcCATTTATGTGAATTTTTTCTGAGTATTTGTTTGTGTTTCTTTCCTCTTACTATTCTTTTGTCTTTTCACAGATCCATGtatccaaccccatttagttgggacaaggctgagttgttgAATTTGGAAACAACAACAGTACTAAAATTTTGAAGTTATGGTCTCAGAAAAGACAAACAAATAAATGAACAGAAGAAAGTGATCTTAGCCATTGGTGCAAATGCtttggatctttttttttttttttcttggcaatATTTAAGCCGTTATCTTTAGGTTTCTGGCACCCAGAAGCACCTCAATACATTGTAAATTGGCTCAGCAGTTgattctcattttctttctgAAGGTCTGATCCTGTGCATTGTGAATTGTGAATTGTGTTGGCAGATTGGTCTTCGAACAATTTGGGAGAAGTACTATGAAGAGGCACATGCTGTAATATATGTAATTGATGCTGCTTGCCCCTCACGCTTTGAGGATTCGAAATCAGCCCTCGGTTAGTAATGTTCAATTACCTAACAGAGGTCCATTCCTTTAATGATGACTTAATGCTGTTGGTATAAGAAATTCAAATTGATATTATTTGGTTGCTGTGATAACTTGAATTTACTCATCAGAAAAGGTACTACGCCACCCAGATTTACAAGGAGCCCCTCTGTTGATACTAGCAAACAAGCAGGTGATGCTATTATTGCTTCTCCTTTTTATCCCTTTTACGCCTAGTAGAAGTAATATTTTCCTCAACACCCATTGCTAATACTACTATGTGGAAGTAACATAAATGTTTCTATGCTTTATTTTGTTACTAGAGCAAGCTCTAAACTGTGAagtgctgatttttttttcttctccttcaattgctctctctctctctctctctctctctctctctctctcttatgaaaCTACCACCTTGGTATGTTGTAATTTGATTGCAGGATCTTGCTGGAGCTGTGTCAGCAGAAGAATTGGGGAGGTATTTGGACCTCAAGGAATTGGACAAAATGCTGTACATGTTTGAAGCTGTTTCAGCATATGATGGGTAAATTAGCCtaaagaaaattcatttgcCTGACAAAGAATGGGAAAATCATTTGAAAATCAGTTATTTAAAGATTATCCTCACCCCTTTCCTTCCCCCCTGCTCCGCGCCCAAAGTGTTCTTACCCTTGCAACTTGAAATTTGTTGGCTTAACATTTAAAGTTTCTGGGATTTCAATTGCAGAACAGGGATCAAAGATGGTATAGAATGGCTAGTGGAGGTTATGGAGAGAAGTAAGAGAACAGAAATGTTAAGAGTACGTGCAGGTATCACAGGCACTGTTCCTGCTTAGGACTTTTTGTTAAAGCAAAAGATCACATTGGTTTGTTTAGCCTTAAGTGCAACCCACGAAGGAAAATCTCATTTGCTGCTGAGAGACCACTGGAAGCTGATGGCACTCACTTCAAGTGTCAATTGATACTATTGCATACATTAAGATTACACATGTAATTTTAAGATGATTAGTTGTATATGTCATTGGAAGTTAAATCTTTTCATGAGAAGATGGGGGGCCTTGGAAGTTTTTTCCATGATAGACTGGTTTAATTTATTATCTTGAAAGGAAATAGAATAAGTAAATTGCATCAGACTCCGACTTGTCTGTTTCAGCAAAATCGCAGTCCACTTTTATAGGGAATTATCATTTTGGCAAAGATgttttttgggggaaaaaatccATCACACATATTATGATTCATTACTCTTAACCTAGATTTGAAGTGCTTCTCATTTATGCAATCTATGGGTAACATGATAAAGAGTGGGGAGCTACATTGGCTCCAAAACTCTAGATGTGATTGGATAAAATAAGAATATTAGGTTCTTTAAGTTCacaatgagaagaaaaagaagtcatATTCGAAGATATCGTTAGTTCTTTTGGGCATCTGGGTTTTTTTTGGAACCCAAACAGCTAGACTTTCCTTAACCCTTCAGAACTGTTCATCTCTAAGGAAGAGAATTACTAGCTAATAGTTATTCCTTTTGAAGAggaaatcttctttttttttttcatgattaaGTTTATAAATCCATATAAAGCTCCAGGTCTAGATGATTTCTTAACAGGGTATTATAGATATTCTaggtaataataataaaaaaaaaatagaaaagatgaacatatatatatatatatatatatattttgacaCTGGAGAGTTACGTTAAAAAAGAAACCATAAGGTGGTGGTTCTAGTATGAAAAAAAAGCGCAATTCAATTTCTGTCAACAATTTTAGACCAATCAGCATCTATATGTCACTTGTAAAATCATTTCCAAAATACTAGCTAATAAGCTAAAATCATTTTCCTACTACTAGCTAATAAGTTAAAAACATTTCCCCGCAAAAACATTTCTCCTTATCATGGTGCTTTTGTATAGGGCAAACAAATGACAGACAACACAATCATTGCTCAAGAGATTTTACAACTCTTTAAAAGAGAAAGATTTTGTGcgcgtgtgtgtgtggggggggggttatATATGCATCCGAAGGCCTGCAACTTCATGTAGTGATTGTTTATAGAAAAAGATGTAGATTTTAATAATAAGTGGTGCTTCCTAATTTAAGAGTGCATTAGTTTGGTTTAGTTCTAGATTACAGTGAATTTTGGTCAATGTTTGAGTAATTTAGGGCGCAAAAAGGGTTGAGACAAGATAATTCTTAAGTATAAAGCAAGAAGTGAATGAACATCAATTTTCATACCAATGTATGAATATCCTTCACCTGTTATCTCCTGATCTTCCTATTTATAAGCTACAACTAACTTTAACATGGTACTACCTATTGTCTAGATGTGCGATAGTGAGGAAGTTTTACACTTGGATGTAGAATTCAACTTCCATCTTGTGGAACAATTAATCTAGGAAGCTGATGAGATTAGCTTCAATGAATAATTTCTCAAATCTCTTTACTAAGGGATTAATGAAGGATGTATAAATATTGAGAACATGTGAGACAACTTGATAGCTTTGATATGTAAGTGAGAGTTTGTTGGAAATTTTTTAACATTAAATCTATATTTCTATATGTGACAACCCCAAACTCAGCCTAGGGTATTTGGACATCAACGATCCACAGGATCTGTAAGTTCTAGGCAATAATGAACCGGAGTAGCATCCACACAAACATAAATGCAAGTAAgagttaactaaactaatataatattaaaattcaaagttcaactaTCTATTTCGAATTTCAGGCTTAAAGTAATGTTGAATTAAATTGCATCATCAAACTCTAATCAAATTCTACAtcatttaagtataaaaattattATCTTCTTCAAATCCATAAACAATGTCCTCCTGCTGATCAACAATGGGATCAACATTCACTTCCTCTCCATAATAGTCCTCACCAACGTCATCTGCAAGTTATGAGGGTAAGTCTCTGGGAAGAAACTTAGTAAGTAGAACTACCACACTAAACATGTTTGAAATCACGATCATGCAATCAATAAAAGACATATATAGTATATTATAAAAgttttcaagaaaataaaagaacatgTATATCATATATACTTACATTGCTACATTTATATCACTGCATAAGTACATATAATGAttcaaaagaaactaaacaaCGAATCCACAATATCATTTGGCAAATGTGTCATAGTACCACATTGCCTCTACTCAACATACAGAAACTCGTAGAAGCTATCTAGTGTTCAACCTCCTAAAGACCAAGTCATACTTCCCGAAGGTCAAGTAACAATTAATAGATCCTACCGAGGGTATGTTACATCATCTAGTAGTCCACAGTTCCACTAAAAAAAAGTCTAATGAACCAATCCTCACATCAACATTACAATGCCAATATTGATAAGACgagacaacaacaataaagtCATCTAAGAATGAAAAACATCTATAAATGCAAACAAGTTCGGAATTCAAGTGTGATCAATACTCTCATTCCACCCTAATTGGTCTCTATGTGAACATGAAATCAGTTTTTGTAAAAGCTATCAAAACAACAACTATAAATAACAAAACAATGATCAAAGAAGTCTCACACCCCTCCTCAATCAAGACCGGTAATATAAAACATTATTACCACAACAAACAATACATCTCATACATTAAAACATTAAATTTATGTAAACTAGTGAGAAgaatctctctcatctctctatTAATTTTGGCAAGAATTATTTCTGGTATCTTTGTAGTCCATGCAAGAATCATTTGAGGTAATCATCTTTCCAATTTCATAGCTGAAATTTACTTTGTTTTATGGGAAAACAATAGAGCTCTAGTTATTCAACCCTCTCAAGTCTCGGGTCTCATCCGCTTTTCCTTACGAAGCATCCATGTAAAGGCTTCAAACGATGGCAAGCGTAGTCCCTGATCCCCCTCCATCTCTAGTTGGAGCAGTGTCTACTTACCCTTAACGGGAAATCTTCAATATTGTATCACATTTTGGATATGTTTTTTATATCTATCGTTCAATGCGACTGCATATACTGGGTATCATGAAGTTGCCAGAACCatagaaaataaattctttGAATGTTACACCTGTTATACTTGATCATTATTTATGTGGCACTTATTTGTTGTGAATCCCAGTTTGATGTGTTAGGTGCCCTCCCCCTATATACTTACCTTTAGCCTTTTATTTTTCCGTACTAtagatttacttttatattggTGCATAAGTAGGAAGCCGCCACCTTATTATTCTATTATCCCAAACACCTTTCCATAGATCCTAgtgtatatttttttattttttattaccgGCCCCTTTCTTTATTCTATGTCTAGTTGCCCTTTTCCAGGACATCCCACTTCAGCTATACTAGGCACCGACAAACACTACAGCATGTCTAAGGGATAGTTAAGATTTTTGCCCATAAGCGGAGGATTAGATTTGCTTTTTGGAATATTGGTTCGCTGACAAGTAAGAGTTGCTTCTTGGAATATTGGTTCTCTCACAAGTAAGAATATGGAATTGATAGATGTTatgaggagaagagagattaaCATTGCTTGCattcaagagactagatggaaagGGTAATCAAGCCAAGATGTTGGATGACTTCAAGCTCTGGTACTCGGGAGACCATAGTGGTAGAGGTGGAGTCGGCATAGTGATGAATAAGGATCTAGACAATGATATTATGGATGTGAAAAGAGTGGGAGACAGGATCATAGCCATAAAGCTTGTATTAGAAAAAGAGGTTGTTAAAATTATTAGCATGTATGCCCCCAAAGCAGGtagggtgtaagtttagccttGAAGATCCGAACCCGCCCTGAGCCTGAACTCTATCTAACCTAACTATGACggccaacccggcccaacccgacccaaacttgtgtggggttgggttgggctgggccatggttgaggcatagaaaacccagCCCGACCCTAACCCGCCTTGAGTCTAACTctgattattattgtgctttgtaGAATGCAGGTGTCTCTCATGGCCAAGGGAGTTTCTTGTTATTGTCATTGATTTTCTTGTGtaacaagaatatgatagaGAATAATATAGCCAAAAGAAAGAGCACaaagccaaaagaaaaaccTATCTCTAAAGAACAagttttgtttctctcttacaTTGGAATTTACATTCACTTTTGAGTTCTCTATTATCGTAAatggaattattgaaatttagaattgaaaatgttaagttttttgttttttgttttcgttttgttttgttttgttttttgttttttgttttttgttttttgttttttgatttttgtttttttgtttttttgtttttttgtttttttgtttttttgttttttttgtttttacactGGAACATTGCACTTATTGACAGAAAACAACTCTACCTGCCTGATATTTTGGATTGCACGTGGACTTCCATTGTAGTCAAGATTTaacttgatgagcacatttatgcgtgaaatctaagtagtaaagcatgcatttttacatatttagaatagagctaccttgggttttactttctttttataggttttgtattttaaaggctttaagcattattgGGCATCATATAtttccaacaacaactacctactgtagttggtgagctatatTGTGCAAAATTCctttgctcaccaggaggtctcaagttcgaatctcatggttgtcttttttttggagaattttgttgaagatttcctacttttcactcacttaaagcactaagggcacagagaggatttccacatcaaattagaagattatCTAAATCTTCAAagtaagaaaaatcgtgggaggggtttcttaagagaaaaaaaaaggaaagaaaaaaaaaaggagaaataaatcttatccaaatcttctctctcctccacatcatcatcgaaagattgttcaaatcacacaaagcaagaaggaaaaacgtccaagggaaagaaaaaaaaaagggccaacaagggttgtacgcaagatttgaagagagaaaaaaaaaagtggaaagaaaataagtaaaaaaaattataggaaatttcttaaagtttatttctcttttctctctcctccaccttagcacttttgctctcaaaagatctcacctaccaattgtgggtttcccccttttaggaaagagaaatttgttatcctacctccccattccctataaatacaactcatgtaggAGGAGGGGGGagacttcattcttcttcaaggttttttttttagttgctctctctctctctttagttttagttcttctttgtttttgctttaatcacttttgtaatagctttttattgcAATTAATGctagcactcttttatttttattcagccttttatatttatgatttatgcaattaagttgtaatttttaagttatagttttaggcttagatctaggtgacaagataaCGAGCAGTGgaatatctatttttttcaagttcagctttttttcaagatttgttttctccaagcctagaaatttcagatttggttcattctagatctggtttttaggctTGACAGTATCTCAAATTACCCAAGCTCTCTatttcaagcattgattcaggtaggtaggcttcttcaatagtcttctcccctctctcattccctcttctgattgccctttatttcttaatttaggattttaatttcagtcgttacattattgctttccctttctcccaaggttcatggctagtgtatgtgttggctttgcccctcctagccatagaaccatcatattattgtttttatttcaattgcctccctttccctaaagccaagtagagtaacccttgtaagagtgactctctggtcaagtagggaagctcatattatgatgcatccctcgggctaagtagaaaaatctacttgtgagcctctctctagttttatcccctttcttttactttatttttatttaggtatttttttccttcattttttttagttgcatgggttgtttattttcagttatttatttatttaattttaattgtgtgacTAGCGTATTTAaatcttagatgatgaatggctaggacattattttagatacatatgtttaggacggtaattagaattagatcacaaccattaatcagttaactttcgcattattaaaagaaataaaaaaataaagtggttgttctccctgtgttcgagccgtagctacactgatctgtatgcttgcggttacattctAAATCCTAACATAACTCAGCCTATATTGTCATTGCATCCTATTGTATGAATGAAGAAAGTAACTAAAATAGGACAAGGAACCTttctaaattttgaaaaaccGATAAGAGAACTTCATTAGTAGAAGGGACCCTTTCTCTTTAGACTCTTAGCACATGCCAGCACTTTGAGAAATTTAGGGGGCGGGGGGTCAGTTATGGTCAATGTTTTTCAGAGTTTGAAGGTGATGGAGtgatttgaagaattgaaattggaattggaattgaatcctACTTATTGGAGTGTGATTCCAATAAAAAGACTAGCtagggtcaacccgacccaacccggcctAACCTTGAGCCCtatagggttgggcctgagcatGAACTTGACAAGGttggtttagggttgggttagggttttaagaaacccggcctaacctgaccctgtttcacccctacaaGCAGGGATGGATGAAAGCAGTAAGCTTCAgttttgggaacacatggatgatTTAATGCATGGTTTGGTAGGGATAAAAGAAGCTACGAAGAGGCTTATGGAGTTGGAAAGAGGAATGAGGAGGGCATCTCTATTTTAGACTTTGCTACTGCGTATGACCTTCTGTTTGTAACACCTTCTTCgccaagagagaagagagaagagcaCCTGGTCACCTACAAGAGTGGACATCACACCAACCAAATTGACTTCTTCCATGCTAGAAGGTCTGACAGAGTGCAGTGTAAGGATTACAATGTTATACCTGGAGAGTGCTTAACTATACAACATAGACTACTTATCTTGGATATGTTTCTCAGTTGCCGAAACTTAAGTCTAATAGAGCTGCTTGCCCAGTGGTAAAGTCGTGGAGATTGAAAAATGATTTAGCTGGGTCTTTTACAGATAAATTAGTAAAACATGGGAAGTGGGAGGTTGAAGGAGATACCAACATGATGTGGATAGATATGACAGATTACACTAAGAAAGTTGCTAAAGTGGTACTAGGGAGGGCTAAGGGCTCGACAAGCCCCTAGAGAGATTGGTggtggaatgaggaagtatagGCAGCCATCAAGACTAAGAAGGATAGCTTTAAAATATGGTAAAGGTCTGGGGTGGTGGAAGATAAAGATAGATATAAGGCTGCTAGAAATTGGGCTAGAAACATTGTGGGGAAAGCTCGAGCAAGGAAATATAATTACTTTTACAACAATCTAGATACCAAGGAAAGGAAAAGTTCTATCTACAAGATAACCAAATTTAGGGAAAGAAAGAGTAGAGATCTCGATCATGTttgatgtattaaaagtgatgaCGGTAGAGTGCATGTTAAGGATGAAGATATTAACAGGCGATGGGGTGAGAATTTTTGTGAATTACTAAATGGAGATAGCTCAAGTATGAGTGGGTGAGCATCCAACAGGAGAACAAACTTCATAGATATGTATGGAAGATTGGAGTGTCTGAGGTTAAAGAAACCCTAACAAGGATGAAAGTGTGTAAGACACCAGGCCCGGATGATGTCCCAATTGAAATGTGGAAGAATTTTGGACTATATGGGGTTGCTTGGCttaccaagttgtttaacaagattatgagtatgagaaagatacctgatgaatggaggagaagtgTTGTTGTaccattttacaaaaataaaggcaatATACGGAGTTGcaatagaggcataaaactcataagtcatactatgaaattatagGAGAAGGTTATCGAAATCCACCTAAGAAAAGAAACCAGTATCTCAAGGAACCAATTCAGGGCATGCCTAAGAGATTCACGACGGAGGCAATTACCTTCTTAGGAGACTCACGGAAAGGTTGAGAACCTACAAAAGGATCTCTATATGGTCTTCATTGACATAAGCCTACGATAGAATTCCCAAAGAGCTCATCTGGCATGTATTGGAGAAGAAATGGGTGTCATGTAAATATATAGATATTATCAAAGACATGTATGAGTGTGTGTCGATGAGTGTAAGAACCATGGGAGGTCAAGGTAATGAGTTCCCAATCGCTATTGAGTTACATCA
This window encodes:
- the LOC122082318 gene encoding ADP-ribosylation factor-related protein 1 isoform X1: MFSLFYGLWKYLFSKTEFHVLILGIDKAGKTTLLEKLKALYSNLEGLPPDRIVPTVGLNIGRIEASNTKLVFWDLGGQIGLRTIWEKYYEEAHAVIYVIDAACPSRFEDSKSALEKVLRHPDLQGAPLLILANKQDLAGAVSAEELGRYLDLKELDKMLYMFEAVSAYDGTGIKDGIEWLVEVMERSKRTEMLRVRAGITGTVPA
- the LOC122082318 gene encoding ADP-ribosylation factor-related protein 1 isoform X2, with the translated sequence MFSLFYGLWKYLFSKTEFHVLILGIDKAGKTTLLEKLKALYSNLEGLPPDRIVPTVGLNIGRIEASNTKLVFWDLGGQIGLRTIWEKYYEEAHAVIYVIDAACPSRFEDSKSALEKVLRHPDLQGAPLLILANKQDLAGAVSAEELGRYLDLKELDKMLYMFEAVSAYDGDQRWYRMASGGYGEK